Proteins encoded together in one Buteo buteo chromosome 26, bButBut1.hap1.1, whole genome shotgun sequence window:
- the UBE2N gene encoding ubiquitin-conjugating enzyme E2 N encodes MAGLPRRIIKETQRLLAEPVPGIKAEPDESNARYFHVVIAGPQDSPFEGGTFKLELFLPEEYPMAAPKVRFMTKIYHPNVDKLGRICLDILKDKWSPALQIRTVLLSIQALLSAPNPDDPLANDVAEQWKTNEAQAIETARAWTRLYAMNNI; translated from the exons GAAACCCAGCgcttgctggcagagccagTCCCTGGGATAAAAGCAGAGCCAGATGAAAGCAACGCACGTTATTTTCACGTGGTCATTGCAGGTCCACAGGATTCCCCCTTTGAGGGTGGGACATTTAAACTTGAACTATTCCTTCCAGAAGAATATCCAATGGCAGCTCCTAAAGTACGTTTCATGACCAAAATTTATCATCCTAATGTAGACAAGCTGGGAAGAATATGTTTAGATATTTTGAAAG ATAAATGGTCCCCAGCTTTGCAGATTCGTACAGTCCTGCTATCAATCCAGGCTTTGTTAAGCGCTCCCAATCCAGATGATCCACTAGCAAATGATGTAGCTGAGCAATGGAAGACCAATGAAGCCCAAGCCATAGAAACAG ccAGAGCATGGACTAGGCTATATGCCATGAATAATATTTAA